A stretch of the Polyangiaceae bacterium genome encodes the following:
- a CDS encoding type II toxin-antitoxin system VapB family antitoxin — protein sequence MKTTVEISDALLDDAKRLAAREGTTLRQLIEDGLRRVLGERRAKRGRFRLRDASFGGKGLTPEFREAGWEKIRDELYDGHGA from the coding sequence ATGAAGACGACCGTCGAGATCTCCGACGCGCTGCTCGACGACGCGAAGCGGCTGGCGGCCCGGGAGGGCACCACGTTGCGCCAGCTGATCGAGGACGGCCTGCGGCGAGTGCTCGGAGAGCGAAGGGCGAAGCGCGGGCGTTTCAGGCTTCGGGATGCCAGCTTCGGCGGCAAGGGCCTCACTCCGGAGTTCCGTGAAGCCGGGTGGGAGAAGATCCGCGACGAGCTCTACGACGGGCACGGCGCGTGA
- a CDS encoding PIN domain-containing protein, with translation MIAVDTNILVYAHRSDSPWHDQAKECLRGLAEGKQQWALPWPCVHEFFGVVTHPRIYDPPTPIAAAVEQVEAWLESPTCVLLAEPGEYWGTLRELLVSAKIAGPRVHDARIAALCLAHDVAELWSRDRDFSRFPRLTTRSPFA, from the coding sequence GTGATCGCCGTCGACACGAACATCCTCGTGTATGCCCATCGGTCGGATTCGCCTTGGCACGATCAGGCGAAGGAATGCCTGCGTGGCTTGGCCGAAGGGAAGCAGCAGTGGGCGCTGCCTTGGCCATGCGTGCACGAGTTCTTCGGGGTGGTCACACACCCACGCATCTATGACCCGCCGACTCCGATCGCAGCGGCCGTCGAGCAAGTCGAAGCGTGGCTCGAGTCACCGACCTGCGTGCTCCTCGCGGAGCCAGGCGAATACTGGGGCACGCTCCGTGAGCTGCTCGTCAGCGCCAAGATCGCAGGACCCCGAGTGCACGACGCGCGCATCGCGGCGCTCTGCTTGGCACATGACGTCGCAGAGCTCTGGTCACGGGACCGGGACTTCAGTCGCTTCCCGCGATTGACGACGCGCAGCCCGTTCGCTTGA
- a CDS encoding cation:proton antiporter: MAQAALIVVVSRALGVFTRWLGQPMVIAEISAGILLGPSLVGWLWPGFTSAVFPTQSLPLLGLASQVGLLLFMFLIGIELDPKLLRGRANASMLGGGLAVPHLVVEGARPSAVVVTLRRPVPCDTPDAEPVRLLVAHVHPGGRGHTRLIARLARLARLDTTRALAGERDARRLVRELLARLG, translated from the coding sequence ATCGCGCAGGCAGCGCTGATCGTCGTGGTATCGCGGGCGCTGGGCGTCTTCACACGCTGGCTGGGGCAGCCGATGGTGATCGCCGAGATCTCGGCGGGCATCTTGCTCGGCCCCTCCTTGGTCGGTTGGCTCTGGCCGGGATTCACCAGCGCCGTCTTCCCCACGCAGTCGCTGCCGCTCCTTGGGCTGGCGAGCCAGGTGGGGCTGCTCCTGTTCATGTTCCTGATCGGGATCGAGCTGGATCCCAAGCTCCTGCGGGGTCGTGCCAACGCCTCCATGCTCGGCGGCGGGCTCGCGGTGCCACACCTGGTCGTGGAGGGCGCGCGTCCTAGCGCGGTGGTCGTGACGTTGCGGCGTCCCGTGCCGTGCGACACGCCCGACGCCGAGCCCGTCCGGCTGCTCGTCGCGCACGTGCACCCGGGCGGGCGGGGTCACACCCGGCTCATCGCGCGGCTGGCGCGGCTGGCGCGGCTGGACACCACCCGCGCCCTCGCGGGCGAACGGGATGCCCGGCGTCTGGTCCGGGAGCTCCTAGCTCGGCTCGGGTGA